The following DNA comes from Lentibacillus sp. Marseille-P4043.
AAATTTTTTCTTCATGGACATATCTCCCTTGTCTCGTGTTCCTCAGGACAAAGAGAACGTGTCACTACATATCAAGAAATGTACGATAAACAGCAGGGATCCCTTCAATTACATCCGTTGCCATTAAATCGTAATAAGAATGGTTGTCCGTTACAAGCAGATCAGCAGCCATTCCATGAACAAAACATGCATTACATAACGCTTGGAAAATACTTTTGTGTTGCATCACCATCGCTAGAATTATTCCCGAGAGCACATCCCCACTGCCACCTTTTGCTAGCCCCTGATTCCCGGTTGTGTTCACAGCTTGTTGTCCACCAGGTGCTGTGATAATTGTATTTTTTCCTTTTAACACGAGATACACCTGATGATCGCGCGCAAACTTTGTAGAATAATAAAAAGGCTTTTCCAAGAGTTCTGCAACCGATACGTCTAACAGCATGGCCATTTCACCAGGATGCGGGGTCATAATCGTTGGATATAAACGCTTTGTTAATTTAGTGTGTGCGAATTTGGCATGGTACAACCCATCAGCATCAATAATCACTGGATAATTTGCCTCTGTTAGCACATTTTGAACTAACTGCTCTGCTCTCTTTTCTCGTCCTAACCCCATCCCAATCACGATCGCATCATATTTATCAAACGGAATGGACATAGTCATTAAGTCAGATTCTTTGTTACGACTTAATGCTAGATAGGTAGCCTCAACACATGTTGAAGCAATAGTTGGAATGACACTTTCCGTTGTGCCAACAGTGAGTAAGCCTGCACCTGTTCTTAAAGCTGCTTTAGCAGTCATCGCAATTGACCCAGGCATCTCCTTTGATCCCCCAATAGCTAGGCCTTTTCCGTGATCACCTTTATGAGCATAGAGCCCCCGTTTCGGCATTGTTTGCTGGAATTGGTGCTGATCCCAAATAAGTCTCGCAGGTGTTTCTTCAATGGCATTAGCCGGAATACCAATGGAAACCACCTTCCATTTTCCGTAAAAAGCTGCAGTATGCTGTAAATATAGACTCATTTTCGGTGCTTCAATTATAATTGTGTAATCAGCCTGTATGGCAGAAAATCCGGTTATTCCCTCATCTGCTGGAAGCCCAGTCGGAATGTCAACCGAAATAATCCGTGGAGCAAATTCATTGATAATCGAGACAATCGTTGCAGTTGGCTCCCTTAACTTATCATGTACGCCTATTCCAATCATTGCATCAATAATCACATCTGAATTTGTGGCGATTTTGCTAATGTCCGAAGCTTCGGTTGTAACAACAACAGAACCCCCACAATTCAAAAATAAGGTCTTATTATATTGGACATCCCCTGTTATTTTCTCATCTGGTACGACTTGGATAACAGTGACATGATAGTTTTTATTTTTAAGCGTCCGTGCAATAACAAATCCGTCCCCACCATTATTTCCTCCACCAACCATTACACATATTCGATCTTTTTTGGTTATGATTTTTGTTAGTTCATAGCAAACTGCTCTTCCCGCGTTTTCCATTAATATTCTGGCATCTAAGCCCATTTCCTCCACTGTATAACGGTCCATATCGTACATTTCTTTTGCGGTGACAATATACACTTTCGTTCCCTCCTACCCGCACTAAAATATATGAGACAACCTAATCAATTATGCTATTTATCTTCTATTACGATTTGCGCCGCTGCATAGTTATTGCTATGTGTAATAGAGATAAAAACAGTAGCATGTTCATATCCTTCGGCGATCAACACAGGTGCCCCATGACTATCCGGTAACACTTCGATATGTTGAAAACTTAATTTACCAATTCCTGTTCCAACAGCTTTTGCAAATGCCTCCTTTGCAGCAAATCGTCCGGCAAGAAATTCTGCCCTTCTATTGTCAGTTGACAATTGATAAAATAACTCTTGTTCACTTACGGTTAAAATTCGTTCGATAAACCTTGGATTTCGCTCGATGCTGTTTCTGATTCTTGTTAACTCGATTAAATCCATTCCAATTCCTTTTATCAAGCTGTTCACTCCTTCGATATTTCGTTAAAGAACAGTCTAAAGTATTTATCTTTGCATTATACATAATGATTTTAGTAATCTTTAATTGGTCATACTATATAATAAAAACGATTACACTAATAATACCCGAATAAGAACTATTAAAAAAATGATTATAGAGGGGACTATCTATGTTCATTCGAACGGAAAAAAGTTTAAAAGAATTTATTCAATTTTATCCAGTTGTAGCAACACTCATCATTATTCATCTAGCATTATGGCTCATTATAGACCTATTGCAATTACCACTGGGTATCCATTTTTATCAATGGGGGGCTGGCAATAATTTATTTATTCATGAAGGTGAATATTGGCGTCTATTAACATCTATTATACTTCACAACGGTTTAATGCACGCATTATTCAATTCATTTGCTCTTGCCATATTCGGTCCAGCATTGGAACAAATGCTTGGAAAGTTCAAGTTCATCCTTGCTTATTTTGGTGCTGGGCTAATAGGCAATATTGCAACCTATCTAATCGAACCAACTGGCTTTTATTCACATGTTGGTGCTTCAGGAGCAATATTTGGCTTATTTGGTATTTATGTCTATATGGTAGTTTTACGTAAAGATCTAATCGATCGTGCAAACGCTCAAGTTGTCCTAACGATATTTATTATTGGTTTAATCATGACGTTCCTACGCCCCAATATCAATATTTACGCCCATGTTTTTGGCTTTATTGGAGGTTTTGCTCTTGCACGATTACTATTAAACAATGTCCAACCCTTTTCACCGCAACGAAACAGGCGACGGCCAAACGCAGGTTCCGTTTCATTTAATCCTAATCGGTGGAAAAGGCGCCGCTTACCAAGAGGATTAGCACCTAAAATTTTTTGGATTATTTTTGGCATCCTAGTTGTCCTTGGATTGATAAGTAGAATTTTATAAGAACAACAAAGGAGTAGCCGCAACAAGCTACTCCTTTTTAAAAAGGCTCTTTTCGTATTGTTTGTTGCTTTGTTAATTTTGATAAACTGTGGCATACAGTAAAAATTTTTATCAAATAAAAAAAGCTCCTTTACGCTAGGAGCTTTTGTTTTAGGCGGTTATGAAAGTTAATCACGGTTTCTACGTTTTTGGAAATTCCCTTTGCGATTGCGACCGCCATTTTGATTGCGTCCACCTTGACCGCGTCCGCCTTGGTTTCGCTTCCCATAATAATTGCGTTTCCCACCACGTTTATTATTATCTTTACTTCTTTGTGCTTTTTTAACACTAATCGGTTGCACAGAAGAAATTCGAACCGGTGTATCTCTCCGCTCTTTTGTCAGCATTTTTAGTGCAGCTGCAATAACAGTTATTGAATCATGATCCTGCAATATTTCATTTGCTGTCTGATGATATGCTTTAAGGTCTTTTTGTTCAATCGTCTTCAGCAATTTATTCACTGCAACCTGTTGTTGTCCACGTAATGCATCTTGACTTGATGGCGGCATGATCCGTTTCATTTTACTTTTTGTCGTTTTTTCAATTAAATGCAGATGGGCCATCTCTCTTGGTGTAATAAAGGAAATAGCTTCACCAGTGCGTCCAGCGCGTCCCGTACGACCGATACGATGGACATAACTTTCCGGATCTTGTGGAATATCAAAATTATAAACGTGTGTAACACCAGAAATATCAAGCCCACGTGCTGCGACATCAGTTGCTACTAATACTTCAACACGGCCATTTTTAAACTTGTTCAGGACAGACATTCGTTTGCCTTGAGTTAAATCACCATGAATGCCTTCTGCGCGAAAGCCTCGAGCTTGTAATCCTTCCGTGATTTCATCAACACGCTTTTTTGTCCGGCTAAAGACAATCGCTAAATCTGGTCCATTAATGTCAAGGTGATTTGTTAACGTGTCAAATTTGTACTTCTCAGGAACCTCAACAAAATACTGGTTTATATTTTCAACCGTCATTTCTTTCGCTTTTACTTTAATTTCTTCCGGACTCTTCATGAGGTGTGTTGCAATTTCGCGAATTTCCTTTGGCATTGTTGCAGAAAACAATAACGTTTGTCTGTCTTCAGGGATACCTTTTAAAATTTCACGAATATCTTCAATGAATCCCATGTTCAGCATTTCATCTGCTTCATCCAATACAGCCGTTTGCACATGGTCAATTCGGATCGTTTTCCTGCGCATATGGTCGAGCAAGCGTCCTGGAGTCGCTACAACAATTTGTGGTCCATCTTTCAAAGCACGGATTTGTCGCTCCATGTGTTGACCGCCATAAACAGGCAACGTACGGATACCTTTGAATTTACCTAATCGATTAATTTCTTCTGCTACTTGAATAGCTAACTCTCTTGTAGGGGCTACAACTAACCCTTGAATTTTGCGGACAGATTTATCGATCTTCTCGATCATTGGGATACCAAATGCCGCTGTCTTCCCTGTACCTGTTTGCGCTTGTCCAATTACATCTTTACCTTGCATTGCAAGCGGGATCGTCTCTGCTTGAATTGGTGTTGCTTCCTCAAAGCCCATTTTTTCTAACGCCTTCATAATCGGCTCTGAAACACCTAAATCATAAAATGTTGTCACCTTAATAGTCTACTCCTTTTTTTCTTCAAAATTTATTCGCATGAACAGCTGGGCGTGGCTGATTCGGTAGTCCAGTCATACCCTGGTTCCAAATTTATATTTTCTTTACCATAAAAAAAGGCATCCTCCAAATTGGTAAGGGGCCTCTTTGAAAATTCATGCATAAAATAACAGTCATTTAATCATAACATAAATACCACATTGATATCCACTACTTCGTGATTTTTTGTCCATAACATGGTAAAATATATTAGATTGAATAGAAACATGATTCCAAAGGAGGCTTTCCATGCGTATTCCTCCGTTTAATCCATATATAGCGGTTGTAATTGGTGTTATTGCTGTTTCAACATCTGCAGTCCTTGTCAAATTGGCAAACGGTACGCCAGCTGCCATTATTGCAAATTATCGTTTATTAATTGCTGTTATTATTATGGCTCCATATGTTTTTTTCAAACAAAGACAGGAGTTTAAGTTTATCCATAAGAAGGACTGGCTTTTGTCTACTTGTGCCGGGGTATTTTTGGCGTTTCATTTTATTCTCTGGTTCGAATCGTTGAATTATACATCTGTGGCAAGTTCCGTTGTCCTTGTTACACTGCAGCCGATATTCGCATTTTTGGGTACATATTTCTTTTTTAAAGAACGGTTTTCACAAGGTGCAGTCATTAGTATGGTTATTGCCTTATTAGGTAGTATCATCATCAGCTGGGGTGATTTCAGAATAAGCGGCATGGCATTATTTGGCGATATACTTGCGCTTCTCGGAGCAATCACTGTCACTGTCTATTTCTTATTTGGGCAAAATGCAAGAAAACGGTTATCTTTAATGCCATATACATTCGTTGTATACGGGGTAAGTTCCATAACGTTAATTATTTACAATTTAATCGTGCAAAATCCTTTCTTCGGGTACCCGGCTGAACATTGGTGGATATTCATCGCATTAGCTGTTATCCCAACATTCTTCGGTCACACGCTATTTAATTGGGCACTAAAGTGGCTTAGCACTGCAACGATATCGATGGGGATTGTCTTCGAACCAATTGGTGCGTCTTTACTCGCTTACTTCATTTTGGGTGAGAAAGTTACAGCTTCACAATGGCTCGGAGGAACTATCGTATTATTTGGGTTATTTTTATTTGTCATGAGCACTTCTCGAAAGCGTAATGTAACGATATCTAAGAAGTATCAGTAAGTTTCTATATATTCGGTCAAACAAACCTGTTATAATGGAGACATCCTTTATGAAGCAGGTGATGTCTTGCATATTCAACTAATGACGGACGGTGGGGCTGACTTTCCAGCTAGGTTGTCAGAATCATTAGAATTAATTACTGTACCTCTTTATTTACACTTTCAGGAAGAACAATACAAAAGCGGCGTTACGATTGATTTGCAACGTTTTTATAAAAAAATAAAAGAAGCAAAAGAGCTTCCTCGCTCATCTGCACCGAGCCCAAATGACTTTTACGAAGCCTTTAAACAAGTTGACCAGACGAAACCAATCATCATGTTTAGCTTGTCAAGCGGTCTAAGCAGTACTTTTGATAATGCGGTAGCAGGGAAAGATATGCTGGTCGATGAACAACCTCATCGAAAAATCGAAGTGATAAATACAAAGACAGCATCTTGCGGATTGGCTCTTTTACTCCATGAAGCAGGTATTAAAATCAACGAAGGTTACTCGTTTGAAAACCTGATAGAACATCTTCACGAACGTGTTGAACAAACGACAACTTTATTTGTTTTAAAGACATTGGAAAACCTGATTCTCGGTGGACGTTTAGACAAAGTAAAGGGCGCCATTGCTAAAACACTTAATATAAAATTATTAATGCGCGGAAGTGAAGAAGGAACAATTGAAGTAACAGAAAAAGTTCGCGGCGATAAGAAATCAATCCGACATTTCATTGAACAAATCGGTACCTACACAAAAAACGCGGAAGATAAAGTCATTGCCATGACACATTGTAATGCAGAAGATCGTGCAAATAAAGTACTTGCCGAAATACGAAATAAATACCCGTTTAAAGATGCTATCTTAACCGAAATGGGACCACTGATTTCGACATATGCTGGTGAAGGCGGTTTAGTAATTTCATTCTTTAAAGACTAAAAACAAGTAAACGACAAGCGAGGTGTCGTTTACTTGTTTTTTGTTAAGAAAGCATAAATCATTGTATTCAATGCATCCTTATCATTCCCTAAACAGATTAGATGTCTGGAACGTTCAAAAAATACGACCTCTTTTCGCTTCGATGTGATCTCTTTTTCTAAGAAATAAGCAGTTTTGTATGGAACCATACTATCTTGCTGCCCTTGTGCAATCAATACTGGTGTATCGATGTCCTTTAAATATGGCTTCGTGTATTTAACCAATTTAAGAAATTCCAAGTTGGCTTTAAAAGGAACTTCGCCCAATTTTCTTTTGTAATGCAAATATAATTTATTTTTATTAAGCTCCCCCCTGAAACCATCTGCTATAGCCTCACCAACATCCAGCAAGATTTGTTTGAATGATAAATACTTCCCTGCAGTAGCAAGAAGGACAAGTTTATCCACTTTATATTTTGCAGCCAAATAGGAAGCAATCATTCCTCCCATTGAAAATCCAATTAAGTATATTTGATCATATTTCTCATGTAATTGTTTGAGTGCTTTTTCAGCTGCATGTAGCCATTTTTTGTGGGAAACGTTTTTAAGTGCTAGCTTTCTTCCATGGCCGGGAAGGGTCGGAACTTCTATATGCCAACTCGTATTTTCCCGTAAATATGCTGCCAATGGTTCCACTTCATATGGTCCACCTGTATATCCATGGATAATCAAACAACCGATCATATGAATTCTCCTTCAATCATTCTCTGTCTTACATTTACCTGATTTTCATAAGTAATACCTGGTTTTCTATTCCCATCATTGTTGCTTTCTGAGACATGACTTAAAATATATAAAAATCTATGTCGTTCTTAAGTACAAATAAGCTGATGAAATTAAATGTTTCATCAGCTAGCTGCCAGACTAATTATTTCATGTTTTTCATAATCGAACCAACCTGTTTGACGACTGGGGAAATTTGCTGAACAGTATTGGCAAATTGACCAACTGTCGAGAACATTTTATCAAGGTCTACTTGCCCATTTTTATCTTGAAAATAGGTGAATAACCCATTCGCTTTCGGTGTTGAATACGGATTATGGCTGGTCTGATTTCCCATAACAGCATGCCAATTATTAGGCTGTTTAGGTTTGGCAAACTGATCAAATGGTGATTGGAAAACAGCTGAGTTTGGTTGCTGCAATTGTTGATGTCCCATCTGATAATATGGATGCACATGGTAATAATTGGGGTATCCGGTATATGCTTGGTACTGCTGATAATTATCATAAGGCCTTTCAAACATTTATGCACACACCTCTTTTAAACTGTATTATATGCTATTTTATGCATATTGTTTTTTAGTGTGAGCCGTCATTTTAAAAACCATCCCCGAAGTAATGCCCCATTCCTAAGACCTGCTTTATCTTGTTTACCTGAAACCCTAGTATTGCTTTACCATCAATAATGGTTACGGGAGTTCCGTAAATCCCCTTATCCTGTAACTCCTTCATATACTTTGGGTTTTCTATGACATCTTTCTTTTCGTAATCTATTTCCAATTTATTCAATGGGTCTAAAAGCTTAGTATAATGATCCCGGTTACTGTTAATATAAACCTTCACGTCTTTCTTCTTCATGATAGGTTCCTCCTAGAAGTATTCTTTCTTCATTTCTAACTTTTTAATACCCACAATGTTAACGAGTAAAACATAAATATAACAAAAATATTGCAACAATATTGCAAAATATAGTTCAAACTTACCATAAGATGAAATTTTTTATTCAGATAAGTGCCTTTATTCAGATTTATACGGGAATAATATCCATACACAAATTCCGTTGACCTTTACGTCAACGGAATTTGTGGTTGTTTATAATGTGGCTTTGACTTAATATGCTAGTAACTCATTCACAGATGAAAAGTTCTACATTAATTTGCAGCTTTTTTGTCGTCCGTGTTATACCCAAAATAGAAAGCGGGATACAAGTACAATAAGAAAAACCATAAAAACACAAAAAAAGAAAGACACGTAATCAATTAAATTTGGATTAGAACATTGCAAAAAAAACGGGTATAGTTCGAATTATCAACTTACAATTTCCGCATTTTGCTGGTGGTACCATTTTAGGATTATTTGTCATAGTCAGTTAAAAATATTAAAAGTTCACGAGCCTTCCCACATTGTGTAATATAAATTTGACTAAAAGTAAAATTTATATTACCCTTTTAGTGATAAAAAAATCCATAAAGGAACCTTGTTTTGGAGTGATAAAAGTGATCCGTAAAGGAACCTTAACAAACCGATTAAATGTACTTCGGGCTGAAAAACATTGGTCTCAAAAAAAAGTTGCATCACTGCTAGGAATCAGTCGACAAACGATTATTTCAATTGAAGCCAATAAGTACAGTCCATCTTTAATGCTTGCCTTTCAGATTGCCAATTTATTCGACAAAGATATTAATGACGTATTTCAATATCATTCGGAAGAGGAGTGTTTAAATGATTAAATGGTTGGCCGTTGTTACATTAGTATGGATTCTGTATCAATATGAAAAACGCTTTATGATACAAGAGGGTCATGACGAAAGAGGAAAGATGATTCTTTACAAATCTCGTTCAAGAACGTTTACGTATGTTTTGATCGGATGGACAGTTATTCATTTCATCAATAGTTTCTACCACTTGACCTATAATCAATTTAAAGATGCTATAGCTATCATCGTAGTAGGAGTCCTATTCATTCAATTCATTTATTTATTTGTCTATCGCCGTAAATACTGACACTCATTGTAGTAGGCATAATTTACTCGATATTCCCGACCGACAAAATTCAGAGGGTAATTCCGTTCCATTTTCTTGAACAGGAGAAAGTTACTGATTGGAAGCGATTAAGCTTATGACTTCAGGGGATAAGGCATAGCCGAACGTTTTGGGGGCCTTAACAAGCATCCTTTACCCCACGTATGGCTAGCAAAGATACAGCTTATTTTAATTTAACCGTAAAAAAAGCAAAACCATTACCAAAGCAGGTAACAGTTTTGCTTTTCGTAAAGTGGAGTACAAGCCTTATTACAGCTTGCTCCGATATAATAATAATAGAGCAGAGACATCCCAAATCTCATTTACTATCTTATCTCGATTTTTCTTTTTGGGCTATGACATACATCACACATGAAGGTATTTTTTCAAAAATCTTTTCTACCCGAAACCCTGCAATACCTTACAACTAATAGTCCCCAAACCCTTTAACCATTTTTATATGGTTAGGGAGTAGTTCTATTTTAGCTGGAGTAGTATTACTTATTTCACCGTCCATATCAATATCCTTCTTAATATCCGTTGTAATGGTAAGCTTATTTGTTTGAAAGTAAGTTAATTCGGTCAATCGATTGGTGTCATTGTTTGGATTGTTCATCGTTAATAATTCCTTGAACGCCGCTAGCGTCGAATTCTTAACAATAAGCACATCGAACTTTCCATCATTAGGGGAAATTGATGCAATTGGAAGCTCCCTTGTTCCAATAAACTTTCCATTTAAGGCTAAAATCATCACAGCGTCGCCCGAATAATTTTCCTTATCCGTTTCGATTTGATAGGAAAACGGTTCTGCTTGATTAATCGTTTTCAATGTACTAATAAAATAGCTCAGTACTCCAAGGTTATCCTTTTGCGATTCATCGATATTTAATGATGTTTCCGATACTAAGCCAACTCCCCAGAAGTTAAGAAAGTAGCTTCCCTCTGATTTGCCAATATCAATATCAACCATATTCCCTTCAACAATTGCTTCTGTTGCTTGCTTTATATTTTGTGGGATTTGTAGCATACGGCTAAAATCATTACATGTTCCTCCTGGCAATATAGCAATTGCTGGTCGTATTTTTTGCTCTGCAACACTATTGATACACTCATAAACTGTACCATCCCCACCGAGAATAATAATTAAGTCAACGTAACTTGCATGTTCTAAGCAACAGCTTTTTGCCTCTTCAATCGTTTCTGTTTGAACAATAGTCAGTTCCTTTACTGCCTGTGCAAGATTTGGTAAGGATTGTTCCAGTTTTCGCTTGATATCATTACTTCCAGCATTACCGTTATATAAAAATAGTGCCTTATTATACTGCATCCCAAATCCCCTTTGTAAACCAAACCACATAAGGAGCCTTCCCTTCCAATGTGGTTCATCTAGTTGTTTTAATCATCCTCGTCAATCGATAATACAATTATTTCACCTGTATACGCATCGATTTCAATTTCTGCCTCTTTATTAATTGCGTGCATTTCAATCTCATAAATAAGGCGACCATCTTCCTCATCAAGCTCAAAGTCAGTTACGCTTCCATTAAATTCATTTGAAGCAATCTCAACCGCCTTTTTAGAATCAATTGCCGGTTTACTTTTTGTGTTCTGCTTCTTATTTGATGTAGCATCTTCTTTCTTGTCTTTTGCAGTTTCCTTCATTTTATCATTCACGTTAGACTGCTTTTCGTTTTCATTGTTATTTTCTGGCAGTGTCATCTTTTTACTAAGACTAACAACCTCTCCTGTCTTACCATCAAGATGTAAGTCATATTCCTTTCCATCACCCGCAATTTCAACTTCATAAACAGATTTATTATTTTCTTTATCTAATTCCAACTCGGTAATTGTTCCAGGATACTGTGCTTTCACCAATTGTTTAATATCGTCCATCGTTAATTCTGGTTCCACTTGCGATGCATTTGAATGATAAATCCCAAATCCTAATGAACAGGCTCCCACGAAGATTCCAATCATTAAAGCTACTTTTCTCTTCATTTCAGCTTCCTCCCTTTTTTCTCTTGTTCCTATCATATCCCTTCATAATGATAAAAACCTGTGAGCAAGATTAGAATTTGCTAAGAATCATGTTATGCATTTCCTTGCACCGGGAGTCTAACCCTAAAAGTTGATCCTTCACCAATCATGCTTGAAACAGAAATCGACCCTTTATGAGCTTCCACAATTGTTTTCGCAATGGCTAACCCCAACCCTGTTCCACCTGTATCCCTACTCCGCGCTTTATCAACTCGATAAAATCGATCAAACACTTTTGCTTGTTCAGCTTCAGAAATCCCTTGTCCAAAATCCTCAATTGTCACAATCGCCTCATATCCATTTCCCTGAATGCCCACGCTAATCTCATCATCACTGTATTTCAACGCATTCGCTATTAAAATATACACAACCTGTTTGATTTGGTCCTCATTTCCTTCTATCCAAACACTATCTTGTTTCGTGATCAGAGTAATTGTCCGATCATATGCACCTGTAAAAGCTGAGATACAAGTTTCACACAGCTTCACTAGATTAATTGATGTATCAGTTTCCGCTTTCTTACTCTTTGCCAAAAGAAGCATTTGTTCAACTAACTTTTGCATCCGATCCGCTTCAGAGTCAATTGCATCAACCGCTTCTTGAAAGACTTCCGGGCGATCTTTTCCTCGCCTTTCTAAAAGCTGGGCATAACTTTTTACAATCGCGATTGGAGTCTTTAATTCATGTGAAGCATCTGAAACAAATTGTTCCTGTTTCTGAAAATTGTCTTTTAGGTGATCAATCATATCATTAAATGTTACTTCCATTTGATATAATTCATCCTTTGAACGCCCGTTTAATTCAATTTTCTTCCAGTTATCCTTTATTTTGTTCTCTTTCATTGTCTGAATTAAAGCATGTATCGGTTTCAATAAAAACCCACTTAAAAATCTTCCTGCAATAACCGTTGGAACGAGCATAATAATGGAAGCGATGATAACCACATACAATAACACCTTCATTGTTTTATGCAATTCGATTAAATGTTTCGATACTTGCAGTGTTACAATGGTGCCATCACTCCAAATAATGGGTTGAGCTACAACAGCTATACTGACACCAGATTTTTGCTTGGTCACCTTTTTATATTGCGTAGAGGAAAACTCACTTGGAAGATCACGAAATTCACTTTGCTTTGTCAACGTGTTAAGAGCTGTTCCATTCTGGCTAATCACGCGGATCATGCCTTCTGTCGGCAAATACGCTTCTAACAATTCCTTGCTAGGGATCTCCGGATTTTCGTTTAGTGTTCTAACAATTGTCGATGTTTGCGTTTCTAATTCCTTTAATTCACTATCAACGGATAATTTATAGAACAAATAATAGACAGATGTA
Coding sequences within:
- a CDS encoding YegS/Rv2252/BmrU family lipid kinase, with product MQYNKALFLYNGNAGSNDIKRKLEQSLPNLAQAVKELTIVQTETIEEAKSCCLEHASYVDLIIILGGDGTVYECINSVAEQKIRPAIAILPGGTCNDFSRMLQIPQNIKQATEAIVEGNMVDIDIGKSEGSYFLNFWGVGLVSETSLNIDESQKDNLGVLSYFISTLKTINQAEPFSYQIETDKENYSGDAVMILALNGKFIGTRELPIASISPNDGKFDVLIVKNSTLAAFKELLTMNNPNNDTNRLTELTYFQTNKLTITTDIKKDIDMDGEISNTTPAKIELLPNHIKMVKGFGDY
- a CDS encoding PepSY domain-containing protein yields the protein MKRKVALMIGIFVGACSLGFGIYHSNASQVEPELTMDDIKQLVKAQYPGTITELELDKENNKSVYEVEIAGDGKEYDLHLDGKTGEVVSLSKKMTLPENNNENEKQSNVNDKMKETAKDKKEDATSNKKQNTKSKPAIDSKKAVEIASNEFNGSVTDFELDEEDGRLIYEIEMHAINKEAEIEIDAYTGEIIVLSIDEDD
- a CDS encoding HAMP domain-containing sensor histidine kinase, whose product is MKLRTKIQLFTSIFMLILILLINTSVYYLFYKLSVDSELKELETQTSTIVRTLNENPEIPSKELLEAYLPTEGMIRVISQNGTALNTLTKQSEFRDLPSEFSSTQYKKVTKQKSGVSIAVVAQPIIWSDGTIVTLQVSKHLIELHKTMKVLLYVVIIASIIMLVPTVIAGRFLSGFLLKPIHALIQTMKENKIKDNWKKIELNGRSKDELYQMEVTFNDMIDHLKDNFQKQEQFVSDASHELKTPIAIVKSYAQLLERRGKDRPEVFQEAVDAIDSEADRMQKLVEQMLLLAKSKKAETDTSINLVKLCETCISAFTGAYDRTITLITKQDSVWIEGNEDQIKQVVYILIANALKYSDDEISVGIQGNGYEAIVTIEDFGQGISEAEQAKVFDRFYRVDKARSRDTGGTGLGLAIAKTIVEAHKGSISVSSMIGEGSTFRVRLPVQGNA